The Nonlabens spongiae genome contains a region encoding:
- a CDS encoding aconitate hydratase, whose translation MAFDIDMIKKVYAEMPARIAKARELTGKPLTLSEKILYSHLWEGKTSKAFTRGKDYVDFAPDRIACQDATAQMALLQFMQAGKDKVAVPTTVHCDHLIQAKEGADKDLQHAMNTSNEVFNFLESVSNKYGIGFWKPGAGIIHQVVLENYAFPGGMMIGTDSHTVNAGGLGMVAIGVGGADAVDVMAGMAWELKFPKLIGVKLTGKLSGWTAPKDVILKVAEILTVKGGTGAIVEYFGPGAENLSCTGKGTICNMGAEIGATTSTFGYDESMERYLRATDREDIADAANEIKEHLTGDAEVYENPEQYFDQVIEIDLDKLMPHLNGPFTPDLATEVGTMRPKAEKNDWPLKVEWGLIGSCTNSSYEDLSRASSIAQQAIDKGLKTKAEFGINPGSEKVRYTTERDGILGIFEKLDAKIFTNACGPCIGQWARYEDPKNAPKNSIVHSFNRNFAKRADGNPNTHAFVASPEMTAAIAIAGRLDFNPITDKLINEDGEEVMLDEPTGWELPPKGFEVKDDGYLAPKEDGSDVEVIVDPDSERLELLEPFVPIGRDIKGAKLLIKAFGKCTTDHISMAGPWLRYRGHLDNISNNCLIGAVNAYNKKTNWVKNQMDGEYDAVPKTQRAYKAAGVPTVVVGDHNYGEGSSREHAAMEPRFLGVVAVIVKSFARIHETNLKKQGMLGLTFANEEDYDLIQEDDTFNFLDLDQFAPDKPLTIEIVHKDGSKDTIKVNHTYNDAQIAWYDKGSALNKIKEENAA comes from the coding sequence ATGGCATTTGATATTGATATGATTAAAAAGGTGTATGCAGAGATGCCTGCCCGCATAGCAAAAGCACGCGAGCTTACTGGCAAACCGCTTACACTTTCTGAAAAGATTTTGTATTCCCACCTTTGGGAAGGGAAAACGAGTAAAGCTTTTACACGAGGTAAGGACTACGTAGACTTTGCTCCAGATCGTATCGCATGTCAGGATGCAACGGCACAAATGGCGCTTTTGCAATTTATGCAAGCGGGTAAAGATAAAGTTGCCGTGCCTACCACGGTACACTGTGACCACTTGATCCAAGCAAAAGAAGGTGCTGATAAAGACTTACAGCACGCCATGAATACCAGTAATGAGGTATTCAACTTTTTGGAGTCGGTTTCAAATAAATACGGAATCGGTTTCTGGAAGCCGGGAGCTGGAATTATTCATCAAGTGGTTCTTGAAAACTATGCGTTTCCAGGTGGTATGATGATCGGTACAGATTCTCATACGGTAAACGCTGGTGGTCTAGGTATGGTTGCGATAGGTGTAGGTGGTGCTGACGCGGTAGACGTTATGGCGGGTATGGCTTGGGAGCTTAAATTCCCAAAATTGATCGGTGTAAAACTTACGGGTAAACTGTCTGGTTGGACTGCGCCAAAAGATGTTATACTTAAAGTGGCAGAGATCTTAACCGTAAAAGGTGGTACTGGAGCGATTGTAGAATACTTCGGTCCTGGGGCTGAAAACCTTTCCTGTACGGGTAAAGGAACCATTTGTAACATGGGAGCTGAGATAGGAGCTACGACTTCTACATTTGGTTATGATGAAAGCATGGAACGTTATCTTAGAGCAACTGACCGTGAAGATATTGCAGATGCTGCAAACGAGATCAAAGAACACCTTACGGGTGATGCTGAAGTTTATGAAAATCCTGAGCAATATTTTGATCAAGTAATCGAGATCGATCTTGACAAATTAATGCCTCACCTAAATGGTCCATTTACTCCTGATCTAGCGACAGAAGTTGGAACTATGAGGCCTAAAGCCGAAAAGAATGACTGGCCATTAAAAGTAGAGTGGGGGCTTATAGGTTCTTGTACTAACTCCTCTTATGAAGACCTTTCCAGAGCTAGTAGTATTGCTCAACAAGCGATTGACAAAGGTTTGAAGACCAAAGCAGAATTTGGTATCAATCCAGGTTCAGAAAAAGTGCGCTACACAACTGAGCGCGACGGTATCTTGGGAATATTTGAGAAGCTGGATGCTAAAATCTTTACTAACGCCTGTGGACCTTGTATCGGTCAGTGGGCGCGTTATGAAGATCCTAAAAATGCACCTAAAAATAGTATTGTTCATTCCTTCAACAGAAACTTTGCAAAACGTGCCGATGGTAACCCTAACACGCACGCCTTTGTAGCCTCTCCAGAAATGACAGCTGCAATCGCCATAGCAGGTCGTCTAGACTTTAACCCGATCACAGATAAGTTGATCAACGAGGACGGAGAAGAAGTAATGCTCGATGAACCAACAGGATGGGAATTGCCACCTAAAGGTTTTGAAGTAAAAGACGACGGTTATTTAGCGCCTAAGGAAGATGGAAGTGATGTAGAAGTTATTGTAGATCCAGATTCTGAACGTTTGGAATTATTAGAGCCATTTGTACCAATAGGTCGTGATATCAAGGGAGCTAAATTGTTGATCAAAGCTTTCGGAAAATGTACGACTGACCACATTTCCATGGCAGGACCTTGGTTAAGATATAGAGGTCACTTGGACAACATCTCAAACAACTGTTTGATAGGAGCGGTAAATGCGTACAATAAGAAAACCAATTGGGTTAAAAACCAAATGGATGGGGAGTACGATGCGGTTCCTAAAACGCAAAGAGCTTACAAGGCAGCTGGGGTTCCTACCGTGGTAGTGGGAGATCACAATTACGGTGAAGGTTCTTCTCGTGAGCACGCGGCCATGGAACCTAGATTTTTAGGTGTGGTTGCGGTGATCGTGAAATCCTTTGCACGTATCCACGAGACCAACTTGAAAAAGCAGGGAATGCTAGGTCTTACGTTTGCTAATGAAGAAGATTACGACTTGATCCAAGAAGATGATACCTTCAACTTCTTAGATCTGGATCAGTTTGCACCAGATAAACCATTAACTATTGAGATCGTTCACAAAGATGGTAGCAAGGACACCATTAAAGTGAATCATACGTATAACGATGCACAAATTGCCTGGTACGATAAGGGTAGTGCTTTGAACAAGATCAAAGAAGAGAACGCTGCTTAG
- a CDS encoding AAA family ATPase, with translation MSDVNAIDRLVQKNKQLKQEIAKVIIGQEEVIDQILISIFSGGHSLLVGVPGLAKTLMVNTISQALGLDFKRIQFTPDLMPSDILGSEILDENRTFKFLKGPIFSNIILADEINRTPPKTQAALLEAMQEKSVTVAGHNYKLAAPYFVLATQNPIEQEGTYPLPEAQLDRFMFAIKLEYPSYKEEVEVVKSTTSDHKPSVNALFNAQEIVDIQQLIRRIPVADNVIEYAVGLVGKTRPNAANAPELIKEYIDWGAGPRASQNLVLAAKAHAAVNGKYSPDIENIKAVATGILRHRIILNYKGQAEGFTEEKIIQEIL, from the coding sequence ATGTCAGACGTAAACGCTATCGACCGGCTGGTTCAAAAAAACAAACAACTCAAGCAAGAAATTGCCAAAGTCATTATAGGACAAGAAGAGGTCATCGATCAGATTCTGATCTCGATTTTCTCTGGAGGGCACTCGTTGCTGGTAGGAGTACCGGGATTAGCCAAAACCTTGATGGTGAATACCATTTCACAGGCTTTGGGACTTGACTTCAAAAGAATCCAGTTTACTCCAGATTTGATGCCTAGTGATATTTTGGGGAGTGAGATTCTAGACGAGAACCGTACTTTCAAATTTCTCAAAGGTCCCATTTTCTCAAACATTATCCTTGCCGATGAGATCAACAGAACGCCGCCCAAAACCCAAGCGGCGCTCTTAGAAGCGATGCAGGAGAAGAGCGTTACCGTTGCGGGACATAATTATAAGCTTGCCGCACCATATTTCGTTCTGGCAACGCAAAACCCTATCGAGCAAGAAGGAACCTATCCCTTGCCCGAAGCGCAACTGGACCGTTTCATGTTTGCGATTAAATTAGAATACCCCAGCTATAAGGAAGAAGTTGAGGTGGTAAAAAGTACGACTTCTGACCACAAACCTTCTGTGAATGCACTTTTTAACGCCCAAGAGATCGTAGATATTCAGCAGTTGATCAGACGCATTCCCGTGGCTGATAACGTGATTGAATATGCTGTAGGTCTTGTAGGCAAGACACGTCCCAATGCTGCAAACGCTCCTGAATTGATAAAAGAATATATCGATTGGGGAGCCGGACCTCGAGCTTCACAGAATCTTGTGCTTGCTGCAAAGGCACATGCTGCCGTAAATGGAAAGTACAGTCCAGATATTGAGAATATCAAAGCGGTTGCAACCGGTATCTTGCGTCATAGAATCATCTTGAACTATAAAGGTCAGGCCGAAGGTTTTACGGAGGAAAAGATCATTCAGGAAATTCTGTAG
- a CDS encoding M23 family metallopeptidase produces the protein MNSLIVQRTRYLTLILILLLSYPARAQKNNKDKWQENYSWRWENTDSGTKALVDNNNLLPITVVIDYKLKNLKPNKPNGSYVVVPALAKNFEVISMDRIDPKKGSKFLKNDTLTYLGDLTDSEYDEDFVYLLPFKKGRSFKVHQGVNGDFSHQDKYAWDFTMPVGTEIYAVRDGLVVDLERRNSKNCKTQSCSKYNNYIKILHSDGTIAEYLHLKKNGVKVKIGQNVKSGQLIGYSGNTGWSTGPHLHLNMYLLDKNNQKITLPMKFKMGDGSIVDELKGGISYSN, from the coding sequence ATGAACAGCCTAATAGTACAACGCACTCGTTATCTTACTCTAATTCTAATTCTTCTTTTGAGTTACCCAGCGCGAGCACAAAAGAATAACAAAGATAAATGGCAAGAAAACTATTCTTGGAGATGGGAAAATACAGACTCGGGTACAAAAGCTCTTGTTGACAATAACAATCTTTTACCCATTACGGTTGTTATCGATTACAAGCTCAAAAACTTAAAACCAAATAAGCCTAATGGTAGCTATGTCGTGGTACCGGCACTGGCTAAGAATTTCGAAGTTATTAGCATGGATAGAATTGATCCAAAAAAAGGCTCGAAATTTCTTAAAAACGATACGCTGACTTATTTAGGCGATTTAACGGACTCGGAATATGATGAGGATTTCGTGTATCTACTGCCTTTTAAAAAGGGAAGGTCATTCAAGGTACATCAAGGAGTAAATGGTGATTTTTCTCATCAAGACAAATATGCATGGGACTTCACTATGCCTGTTGGTACTGAAATTTATGCGGTAAGAGATGGTCTGGTCGTAGATTTAGAGAGGCGAAATAGTAAGAATTGTAAAACTCAATCATGCTCAAAGTATAATAACTACATTAAAATTTTGCATAGCGATGGAACCATTGCAGAATACTTACATCTTAAGAAAAATGGTGTAAAGGTTAAAATTGGTCAAAACGTGAAATCTGGCCAGCTAATAGGGTATAGCGGTAACACCGGTTGGAGTACAGGGCCTCATTTGCATTTAAATATGTATTTATTAGATAAAAATAACCAGAAGATAACTTTACCAATGAAGTTCAAAATGGGAGATGGTAGCATTGTGGATGAGCTCAAGGGTGGAATATCTTATTCAAATTGA